GTGGATGCACTCGGAGCTGTCGCCGAAGGCGGCCTCCAAGTCGCTGCAGGCCGCCACGCTGCGCGCCGCGCGGGACATCGCCCGCGAGACGGAGCGCGTGGCCCGCGAGGTGCTCGTCAACCTGGACCGCGACGTGGAGGCCCCTTCCCGCGCCGCCGCCGCCTTCACCACGCTGCTGCGCACGCAGGTGGTGGTGCTGGTGGAGACGCTCGCCCCCAACGGCGGCCTGGCCGACGGCGTCTTCGACGAGCTGATGAGCCCGCAGGACGCGGCGCTGCGGCTGCGCAAGGACTTGTGGGTCTACGCCCAGCTGTGCCGCACCGCGGAGACGCACCTGCGCGCCGAGGACGTGGCCGCCGCCGAGCGCGCGCTGGACGCCCTCAAGGCCTTCCTCGACTACTTCCACGCCGGCGGCTACCAGCTGCTGCGCTACGCGGACTACGACGCCTTCGACCGCTTCACCTCGCTGCTGGTGGAGCTGCCCTGGCCCCCGGAAGGGCCCGGCATCCGCGCCCGGCTCGCCGAGGACCTGCGCCGCTTCACCCAGACGCTGGAGTCCACCTTCCACGCCGTCAGCCGCCGCACCCTCCTGCAGGGGCGTGGCTTCGACCGGCAGGAGGCGGAGGCCCTCCGGGACCGCTTCCTCCCCGCCCCCGCCCGCTGAGGGCAGGACACCGGCGCCCTACCACCCCCACGCCCCGTGCGAGCACCTCTTCACCCGGGGTCGCTCCGGGGCCTGGTTTGCACCTGTCACTGCCTTGCGCTATTGACGCGCCCATGTTGCCTGGAAGACACGCTGCGGCATCGCGGGTCGGGCGAGGGGACGCGGATTCCGGGTTCTGACGAATCCCGGACATCGGTGTCGCGGTAGCGGGAGGAATCACCGGGCTTCACACAGGGGGGAGGGTGCCAGACCGGAACCGGCACCCGCCACGACGCACTGAAAAGGCGAGCCATTCCAAAGGGTTGACTCGCCTCAAGGCCCTTCGGGCTCCAGCCAGCAGGTCACGAGGTCGTGGCGTGCCGATTGCAGAATCAGCGCGTCGCGTCAGATCACTGATGAACGTTTCCGGGTCCAACCGGCGGGACCCGGACCGGAAGTCCCGCAGCACCGAGCAGCCACGAGGCGACACCAACATGCGACCGTCCTCCTACAACCAGCGCACCGTTTCCAAGACTGCCAGCCTGCAGGGAGTGGGACTCCACTCCGGCGCCAAGGTGACGCTCACCCTGCGTCCCGCGCCCGCCGGGCATGGCATCGTCTTCGTGCGCACGGACCTGCCCCGGCCGGTGAGCATCCCCGCGCTGGCGGAGTACGTGGTGGACACGGCGCTGGCGACGACGCTGGGCCGCGACGGCGTGCGCGTGGGCACGGTGGAGCACTTCATGTCGGCGCTGGCCGGCCTGGGCATCGACAACGTGCGCGTGGAGCTGGACGGGCCGGAGGTGCCCATCATGGACGGCAGCGCGGCGCCCTTCGCGGCCCTCGTCCACGAGGCCGGCGTGCGCGAGCAGGAGGCGCCCAAGGAGCTGCTCGTCATCCGCAAGGCCGTGTCCGTGGTGGATGGTGACAAGCAGGCCTCGCTCACCCCGTCCAAGCACTTCCGCATCAGCTGCACCATCGACTTCGAGCACCCCGTCATCCAGGGCCAGTCCTTCGACCTGGACTTCAGCGACCGGGACTTCTCGCGCGAAATCTCCCGCGCCCGCACCTTCGGCTTCCTGCGCGACGTGGAGAAGCTGAAGAAGCTGGGCCTGGCGCGCGGCGGCTCGCTGGAGAACGCCATCGTCGTGGACGAGGTCTCCATCCTCAACCCGGACGGCCTGCGCTTCCCGGACGAGTTCGTGCGGCACAAGATTCTCGACGCCATCGGCGACGTGTCGCTGTTCGGCCGCCCCGTCATCGGGCACCTGACGGCGTACAAGACGGGCCATGCGCTCAACCACAAGCTGGTGCGCAAGGTGCTGTCGGACCCGAGCTGCTACGAAATCGTGCCCGCGCGGCGCCGCGAGCTGGAGGGCCTGGACCTGGGCTTCACCGGCCTCGCGGGGGCGCTGGAGCTGGAGCCCCTCGTCGCCTGAAGCCATTTCCTTGCAGGTCGGCTTTAGCTCGACTAGGACGCGAGCTTATGCTCAAGCCCACCCGTGTCATCCTCGCCGCTCTCCTGGCGGCCTCCATCACCGCCGGCTGTAACAAGGAGAAGGCGCCGGTCACCGCTCAGGGTCCGGCCGCCACGGCACAGCAGGCCAACGCGGGTGAGCCCGCGCCCGATGCCGTCGTCGCGACCTTCGGCGACGGGCAGAAGATTACGTACAAGGAGCTCAACGAGAAGATCTCCGAGCCGCTCTCCAACCTGGAGAAGCAGAAGCACCAGCTGCGCAAGCGCGGCCTCGAGGGCATGGTGACCGAGAAGCTGGTCGATGCCGAGGCCAAGAAGCGCAACCTGACGCAGGAGCAGTACCTGAAGGCGGAGATCGACGACAAGGTCCCCGCGCCTCCCGAGGAGCGCATCAAGGAGGTCTTCGACGGCGCCAAGGGCCAGCTGCCGCCCGGGTCCACCTTCGAGCAGATGAAGCCGCAGATCGTGGACTTCCTCAACCAGCAGCCGAAGCAGGAGCGCGCGCAGGCGCTGTTCGCGGAGCTGCGCAAGAACGCGAACGTGCAGATCACCCTGCCCGAGCCCCCGCGCGCCCCGGCCGAGCGCAAGCAGGTGGCCGCCACCGGCGCCGCCAAGGGTGGCAAGGAGGGTGCGCCCATCACCATCGTCGAGTTCAGCGACTTCGAGTGCCCGTTCTGCAGCCGCGCCAACCCGGCCGTGGACCAGGTCATGAAGGAGTACGGCGACAAGGTGCGCCTGGTGTTCCGCCACTTCCCGCTCGACTTCCACAAGAAGGCGCCGAAGGCCTCCGAGGCCTCGCTGTGCGCCGGCGACCAGGGCAAGTTCTGGGAGATGCACGACCTGCTCTTCGCCAACCAGCAGAAGCTGGACGTGCCGGACCTGAAGGCCCACGCCGCCACGCTGAAGCTGGACACGGCGAAGTTCGACAAGTGCCTGGACTCCGGTGAGAAGGCCTCCGTCATCCAGGCCGACCTGGAGGAAGGCAAGAAGGCGGGCGTGTCCGGTACCCCCGCGTTCTTCATCAACGGCATCCTGCTGTCCGGGGCGCAGCCGTTCGAGGAGTTCAAGAGCATCATCGACGAGGAGCTGAAGACGGCGCAGAAGTAGTCGCGCGCGTCGACGGGGGACACGGGCCGTGGCGTCGAAACCGAAGGCCACGCCTCGTGTCAGCGGTGAGCAGGCCTCGCTCGACCTCGAGCGGCCGCTCGCCGCCGGCCTGTCCCCCTCCCGTCCCCTCTCGGCCTGGTTCCACGGGCCCGAGGGGATGGTCCTCCTCCAGGAGCCCTCCGGGTTCGCCGGCTTCCTCGCCGGCAGCCTGGGGACGCTCTCCGTCGAGGAGGTGTTCGCCCACGTCCTGTCGGGCATCCGCAGCGGCCTGCTGGCCGTGCAGCACGGCACGGTGCGCCGCACGGTGTCCTTCCGGGACGGGCAGGTGGTGTTCGCCACGTCCACGGAGCGCTGGGAGCGGCTGGGCGCGGTGCTGCTGCGGCTGGGGCTGCTGACGCAGGCGCAGCTGACGCAGGCGCTGTCGCGGGTGACGCCCTCGCGGCGCATCGGCCAGGTGCTCACGTCCGAGGGCCTCGTCTCGGAGGCCAACCTCTACAGCGCCATGACGTACGTGGTGCGCGAGGTGGTGCTCAGCCTCTTCGACCTGGTGGACGGCAGCTTCCTCTTCATCGAGGGCCCCGCGCCCATGGCGGACGTGGTGAAGCTGCCCGAGCGCACGCGGGAATTGGTGCTCACCGGCATCAAACGGGCGGAGGAGCTGTCCCGCCTGCGCCGCCGCTTCCAGGAAGACATGCGCGTGGAGCCCGGCCCGGAAGGCGCTCTGCCCGGCGAGGCGCGCCTCTTCACGCGGCTGGGCGCGGGCGCCCCGCTGGGCGACGTGCGCGCGCTCTACGAGGGCGGGCCCTACGCCTTCTACACGTGGCTGGACGAGGCCGTGCGCGGCGGCCACCTGGTCGTGCGTGCCCCCGCGCCGCCCCCGGCCCCCGGGCCCGCGGTGGAGGGCATGGCCTGGGAGCTGCTGTCCGCCGAGGAGCGCTACAATCTGCTGCTGTCCCTCATCCACCGGGCGCTGCGCGACGCGGGCCGGGAGGAGGACTTGCTGCGCGGCTTCCTGGACTCGCCACCGGCGGGCCTGGAGGACGCCTTCGCCGGGGTGACGCCCGGCCCGGACGGGCGGGTGGACGTGGCGCGGCTGGGTGCCAACCTCGCCGGGGGTGGCGAGGCGGTGGGGAGGGCCCTCACCCTGGAGGCGATGGACGCCATTGTCTCCTATGCGCTGTTTTCGGCGCGCAACGTGCTCCCTCCCGAGGTGGCAGAGAGGCTGTCCAACACCTACCGCACACTCCAGGGGGGACTGGCCTAGGGGGCGCCCCGTGCCCACGTTCGCGTTCACGGCCTTAGCGGGCGGGGGACGAGCGACATGGGCGCGATGCGGAAGCTGGCGTGGGGACTCCTGGTGCTGAGCACGGCCTGCAGCGGCTCTCGCGCGGCGGTGCAGGACTCCCGGGGCGGGGACGTGGGCCTGGAGCAGGGCGTGGGCGGCTCCGGGACGGCGGGCCACTCCACCGCCCGCCGCTACGTGGACGAGGACCTGGGCTTCGAAATCATCCGGCCCACGGCGGACTGGCAGCTCGACGAGACGAACGAGCGCACGCCGGAGGGGCTCTCCATTCCCGTCATCCTCCGCCACAACACCTCCGGGGCGCAGGTGGTGCTCCAGGTGGCCCCGGCGGTGGCGTCTCCCACCCAGTTCGCGGAGCGGCTGACGGAGGGGCTGCGCCAGCAGCCGGGCTTCACCACCACGGACCCGGCGCCGATTCCGCTGTCGGAGAACGCGGTGGGCTTCGACTTCCAGGTGGGGGACTCGGTGCTGGGCCGCGTCGCCGTGCGCGAGGGCCGGCCGGGCCGCGTCCTGATGATGCTGGCCACGTGGCCCGCGGAGTCGCCGGACGGCGTCACCCAGAGCGTGGACGCCCTCATCGCCGGCGTCCGTCCGCTGCCCGGGCCGGAGCAGACTCCGGCCACGGTGTCCCAGGCGCCGCGCCGCTAGACGCGCCCCAGTCCAGACGGCGTTGCTACCGCGCGGCCTTGCGCGCGGCCTTCTTCGCCGGCTTGGGAGCGGGCGTCGCGGGCTCGTAGGCCTCGGGGTTGGAGGCCATCGTCTCCGTGCGCAGCCGCACCCACTCCACCAGCGTGCGCAGACCCGAGCCCGTGCCACCCTTGCTCAGGTAGCCGCGCTCCTTGGGGCTGTTGGACGGGCCGGCGATGTCCAGGTGCACCCACGGCGTGTCCCCGACGAACTCCTTGAGGAAGAGGGCGGCGTTGATGGAGCCGCCCCAGCGCTCGCCGGAGTTCTTCATGTCGGCGACCTCGGAGCGCAGCGCGTCCTTCTGCAGCTCCGTCACCGGCAGGCGCCACATCTCCTCGCCCGCGGTGCGCGCGGACTGGAGCACCTCGTTCACCGTGCCGTCGTGGTCGCCGAAGGCGCCGACGATGTAGTTGCCCAGGGCGATGATGCAGGCGCCCGTCAGCGTGGCCAGGTCGATGACGGCGGACGGCTTGTGCTCGACGGCCCAGGTGAGCATGTCGCCCAGCACCAGGCGGCCCTCCGCGTCCGTGTTGGTGATCTCCACCGTCTTGCCCAGGCGCGAGGTGAGGATGTCGCCCGGCTTGTACGCGGTGCCCGAGGGCATGTTCTCGCACGCGCCGATGAAGGCGTGCACGGGGAAGGGCGGCTTGAGCGCGGCGATGACCTTCATGGCGCCCAGCACCGCGGCCGAGCCCGCCATGTCCGTCTTCATCTCCAC
This region of Pyxidicoccus trucidator genomic DNA includes:
- the lpxC gene encoding UDP-3-O-acyl-N-acetylglucosamine deacetylase translates to MRPSSYNQRTVSKTASLQGVGLHSGAKVTLTLRPAPAGHGIVFVRTDLPRPVSIPALAEYVVDTALATTLGRDGVRVGTVEHFMSALAGLGIDNVRVELDGPEVPIMDGSAAPFAALVHEAGVREQEAPKELLVIRKAVSVVDGDKQASLTPSKHFRISCTIDFEHPVIQGQSFDLDFSDRDFSREISRARTFGFLRDVEKLKKLGLARGGSLENAIVVDEVSILNPDGLRFPDEFVRHKILDAIGDVSLFGRPVIGHLTAYKTGHALNHKLVRKVLSDPSCYEIVPARRRELEGLDLGFTGLAGALELEPLVA
- a CDS encoding thioredoxin domain-containing protein, which produces MLKPTRVILAALLAASITAGCNKEKAPVTAQGPAATAQQANAGEPAPDAVVATFGDGQKITYKELNEKISEPLSNLEKQKHQLRKRGLEGMVTEKLVDAEAKKRNLTQEQYLKAEIDDKVPAPPEERIKEVFDGAKGQLPPGSTFEQMKPQIVDFLNQQPKQERAQALFAELRKNANVQITLPEPPRAPAERKQVAATGAAKGGKEGAPITIVEFSDFECPFCSRANPAVDQVMKEYGDKVRLVFRHFPLDFHKKAPKASEASLCAGDQGKFWEMHDLLFANQQKLDVPDLKAHAATLKLDTAKFDKCLDSGEKASVIQADLEEGKKAGVSGTPAFFINGILLSGAQPFEEFKSIIDEELKTAQK
- a CDS encoding DUF4388 domain-containing protein, with the protein product MASKPKATPRVSGEQASLDLERPLAAGLSPSRPLSAWFHGPEGMVLLQEPSGFAGFLAGSLGTLSVEEVFAHVLSGIRSGLLAVQHGTVRRTVSFRDGQVVFATSTERWERLGAVLLRLGLLTQAQLTQALSRVTPSRRIGQVLTSEGLVSEANLYSAMTYVVREVVLSLFDLVDGSFLFIEGPAPMADVVKLPERTRELVLTGIKRAEELSRLRRRFQEDMRVEPGPEGALPGEARLFTRLGAGAPLGDVRALYEGGPYAFYTWLDEAVRGGHLVVRAPAPPPAPGPAVEGMAWELLSAEERYNLLLSLIHRALRDAGREEDLLRGFLDSPPAGLEDAFAGVTPGPDGRVDVARLGANLAGGGEAVGRALTLEAMDAIVSYALFSARNVLPPEVAERLSNTYRTLQGGLA